CGTAGTCGGGTAGACCCCCGGGTACGTATGTGGTGTTCTTGTCGTTGAAGCCCCACGTGCGGAAGACATTGAGCCCAGCGCGTTTTGCGGCTGTGAGGCCGAGTTCGACGTCTGTTTGGTTCTACTATACCATTAGTGTCGGTCGTGATATATATTAGGTGGAGAGGTGGATACATTGTCGAATGGGAAGTAGTACGCGTTACTGCCCGCAAAGTAGaaatcctcgccgtcgagTTGGAATTTTTCTCCGTTTGTCGTTACGAAGCCTTccctggctgctgcagtccCAGCAAGCAGGGCCAGTGATAGTGGTTTGGAGAAGAgcatgttggtgttgcggaTAGCCAGTGCCTAACCAGCGAGCGGGCATACTTGGTATGTTATAtatgttatatatatatatccatttCGACACCCCGACTAGCGTTCTGCAGGAACCGGAAATTTACTTCTTACACCGGAGAAACTGCCGCCTTGGCCGTATTGTGTAGAGATATCCCCGCAGTCGGAAGTCCGAAGCTAGCATGGGGAGATGCTCGCGGTTCAGCAAAACTGCTGGAGGCCAAGCTACGCTATAGCGAAATTGGCACGGACATCCGCAGATACTGGAAGACGCGCGCTTGGCACGCTGCGGGCCCTGAAACGAAGACATTAAATCAGTGGAGTGATGGTAAGGGTATTGAGTTGAGATCAGGCTtgtagcagcagcaatgcACGGACGGAAGATGACTAATAGCGACAGGAACGGAAAGCGTAACCAGACCAGAGACTTTTGACCGCCTTTGTACTTCGTCCAGTCCCAGCAGTTACGCGGGATCTGCGTGGTCTGCACTTCCTCTGCTCACTCACTTCTATATAGTCACAGCCTCTCTATACTCCGTGACCCGTCGGCCTCTATCTTCGCCCAACAAATCTAGCATGCTGCCAGATGCCTGTATTCCATGTGAAGATAGTCCTCTTTCCATCACAGGGagcatcctcaccatcttAACATTTGTGTATGCCCTGGTTGTCAGCGCAGCGTTTTACCTGCATCGTTTACACCGTGCCAACGAAGAGACATATACGATCTTTGAGAGAACAGCAGAGGATATCGTCGAGCAATCTGTTGAGATTCAAGCTTTTTCTTCGGCGTATTTAACCGGTTCGTTCCAGCATGAGGACAGGGTGCTCCAAACTCGCATGCAACGGCTTCTTAAGCGCACAGAGGAACCACTACAGATCATGCAAGATTTTGCCAGCAAATACGTATTGGACTTCAAGCCTGACCCAAGATTGTTCGAGAAGCGATTTTTCGGGCGCGCAAAATTTGCGGTAAATTCCGAGAGTATGCGCAGGACGCATCTAGAGCTGGACAGGTTAAGGAAAGAGTTAAGGAGCCTCGAAGTTCAGATTTTGATCAGGTGCGAGTCCTTTTGTCGTTGAACTCGTTGCAAGTGGGGTGGGATATTGCTCACCTATAGATAAAACCAGGCATCAACAAAGGACATTAAGGGAGCAGCAAGAAATCCTCCGAAAGCTTTACGAATCGGGCGCACAGTCACTGGATGATAAAGATGAAGGGCTTGCAGTTGATGCTGGGAATTCCAAAATAAGTCAATAGCCTCTATCCTTAGGGGTGACGCTGCTTTTGTAGCCGGATGTATTAGCGCCCCGGATCCTAGTTTCTTCACCGAACAGGGCATACAAAAAAAGGAACAGCACTTCGCTTCATACATGATATCCCTGAATGGTCTGCTCTTCAAGGAAATATAAGGCTAATACAAGATCGAGGTCGCAACATAGCGTGGTAGAATACAGGTGTGCAAATAGCAGGAGCATATTCGTgcgtggaggggagggaaAGTCAATAAGCAAATGAAAGGCCCGCGTGGCAACAAGGTTTCTACATACAAATCGAAGCAGCTTTTTTTGGACGACCCACGTGCACCCCTGTTGACTATTCCCTTTCTCTCACTACGTTCGTTTCAGGGCATTTAAACAAAGGTACCAGGAACTTAACCCCTCAGGCTTGGCTATGGCCACATTGTTTCCTTGCGGTTTCGTCTTAATTCCGAGGTTATGCGCATCTCGATGTGAAAACAAATTAGGCTAATTCATGCACTCTTCATCAGATAATCCAGGTGACACTTGAGAGCAGGACTCCTTGTATTCTGCTTTCAACAGCGGGGATCTTGGCATGCAATGTGCAATGTACTTGGCGCGCTCTGTTTCATCGGCAGGTGGTTTGTCAACGTGAAAATATCGCGCCAGCAGAGAATAGTTAAGTTATAGTTCGGAGTTATCTTTTCGGGTAGTCTATTAGATCACAATGTAACCCGCTGTCAACCAAACCCCTTCTCTAAGGACTCATTTGGAACCACGTCACTCTCGCCCAGTTTTATATTTCCCGCGAACAGGTCAAAGTTATTGCtggtggcaatggcagctcCAGTCCACGTGTTGTGTTCTCCGGGGCTTATTCGGCTACTGATCCTGGGACCCTGCTTAACATTTACTGCCTGGTGCCGAGCGAATATGCTCCGTCTGGGGCTAGGGTTTGGAGCGGGTAGGTGAGGTTTGGAGTTGATAGTGAAAAGGTAGTGGAGCTGTTCATATAGTTGCTGTAAGGGATTGTATGAATTTGTGAATTAACGCTTGCTTGTCCCGGGTATGTTAAGATGCCGCAATAGTATACCACGCCCAGAGGTACTGTCAGAGTGAAGTGTATGTATTAAGTAAATCTATAGCCACACGTGCAACATTATAAAAATacaaaaagaaggaaagtCAACTAAACCCTCCCAAAGAACCCTTCCTCCGTAACCCCCTTCGCCAACAGCGCCACAACCCCCCCACCAATACAAACAATGCCACTAAAAAGCGACAACTCCAAGAACCCCCCATATCGATCAACCAATGCACCACTAACCGGCGGCCCAATAAGCGCCGCACACCCACAAACGCCCAAACCCATTCCCAAGTACGTGCCGAACTCCTGCGGATTCTTAGGAACCGACGTGAGCGCCGCACTCCCGCCCGAGATGATCGTGCCGGACCAGAAcccgaagatggaggagaataCGATCAGTGCAGCGTTGGTTTTCACTTCGTTCATGCAGCAGATTATCACGCCTGTTATGATCCCCCCAATGCCTAGCGCGTTTATGCGTCCGAATCGGTCGGCGAGGATTCCCGGGATGATTCGGCCGAATGTGGACGCGCCGTTTGTGATGGCGATCAGGTAGGAGGCGAGGGTTGGGTTCATGCCGCGGTAGACGGCGTAAGtcgggatgaagaagagaggcgTGAAGAGGCCTAggatttggaggaagagggagaagatgaggaggacaaAGAGGGATTGTTTGAATGCGctggggatgaagaaggcggtTGTCCTGGGTGGCAGACGGGCGGTAACGGTGAGACACGAGATGCCCATTGTAGCGACCATGATGAATGCGACGACGCGGATGGACCAGCCGAAGCCTAGCGACGTGCCGTTGAGCATCTTTGACAAGGCGATTGGGAACACTACGCCGCCGATGGAGGAGCCGGCGATGGCCATCCCCAGGGCGGCGGCGCGCTTCTTGTCGAAGTATTGAGTTACGGCGGCCATGGCGGGGAATTGGAGGAGACCTGTGGAGATTCCGACGAGGACGCCTTGGGCGAGCATGAACTGCCAATACTCTTTGCAGAGGCTGGTCATCATCAGGGCGAAGACGTAGGCGATGGCAGGGGGGCGGATAACCTAGGGCTTGTTAGGGCACGGCAAAGACgatcgaggaagaagggaccTACCCAAGCGCCGTATCGGTCAAATAAAGGACCTGCAATAGCTCCGGCTGCGAATTGAAGAAAGGCAGAGAGCGATCCAATCCATGCAATTCGGTCTGCGGACTCTGATGAGAGTTGGTGCGCCGCATAGTATTCTTGTAGAACGCCGAAGGAGTTTGCGAAGCCGAGGGTCGAGAAGATCGTGCAGGCGGAGCCAATTGCAACAGACCAGGCCTTGAGACCACCGTCTGGAGCTGGGCCGAAGTTTTCAGACGGCGCCTTGTCGCTGGCTTTCTCATCGATGCTGTTCGGTTGAGCGTGTACATCGGATGCCTCAGGATCCGAGGGCTGGAAGTCTGCTTTTGTGTCCGCCATTTCGTCAGTTCGCAAAATGCACTTTACCAGTCGAGAAGCAAATTGTCGTATACTGGACAGCACAGAAAGTATACTGGAGAAGCACAAAAAAGTCGATCGGCACAGCTCCTTATATGCTCCTGTTGCGCCGTCCGAGATGTCGGAGATACGTCGGGGATTCGATCGGACTCTGCTCAAGCCGACACCGGAGCGGGAAATGGCGGGCGACACGGGCCAAACATGCACTTTTATTCACTCTTCCTGTCACCTTCAGAATTCTTTCCATTGCATTCCAGATGCATCAGATTGTCGAAGATTCCACTGGACAATTTCCCGAGTTGGCTGATGAGTCGAAATGATGACAGGTGTTGGACCGGAGCGACGGCGCAGACGGCCAGCAGTGTACGCAGATCCCCTTCGTGGTGAACAACAGCTAATTTTCCAGATCCTGCACTCTATGCCGGAGACGCAAGATAAAATGCAACCGCGAAAGTCCCTGCAGCAACTGCGTAAAATCAAAGAATGAATCGTGCGTCTATGACGGTGATGCGACGCCGCTGCGATTTCGGGGCACGTCCGAACTGGATCTTGCGAAAACGTCGCCAGAACGCCATTCACTGGGGCCTCCGGATGGCGGTGCATCGCAGGTTCCAAGCTATGCGTCTAGATCTCTGGCATCCAGTTCGAAGTCCTCGTTATCCCGGACGAGTCTTGCATCTGCCTCCGAGGTGGAGTCTATGAAAAGCACGATTAGACGTCTTGAAGAGCAGTTGGTCAAAGCTACGCAGACAGCCAGTCCGCAGCCTCGTCCCACTCCCAATTCTAATAACATTGAAACGACTACTTCGCAGTTGGCCGGGACTTTTCATATTAACCACGGCAGCCGCGTTGACGCCAATTCGCAGGCCGTCAGCCGGAATCTGGTGATCCATAAAAGTAGGCTATTCGGTGCCAGTCACTGGGCGCAGGGTGCTTCAATGGTAGGCCTCCTCATTTACCAGGGATGTCTAGGATATCTACTGACCCGCCAGTTTCGCGATGTCTTTGAGGTGATCGAACCGTACATGCGCGCCAACGGTTCCAAGGCAATCTCCGGAATGAAGAGGTGCAAGGATCTGGCGAGAATCATCAAAGCCCAACGGACGCCGCGATGGCCAACTCCTCCGACGACAGAACTCCCACCCAAAGGAATTGCCGACGAGCTCGTTGACTGCTATCTTCGGACGGTTGAAACGACCTTCCGAGTGTTGCATATACCCACCTTCAAAACCGAGTACGATGCGCTTTGGGTGTCGGATGCCGGGCCCAGCATCGCATTCACAGTTCAGCTCAAGCTTGTTCTCGCCATTGGAGCCATCACGTATGATGAGCGTTTTTCTCTCAGGGCGTCGGCTAACCGTTGGGTCTATGAAGCTCATACTTGGCTGTCCGACCCGGACTTCAAACCGCGACTGAACATTCAATGTTTGCAGAGCAGGATTCTCCTGTTGATCGCGCGAGAGACGATAAATGTGGGCGGCGACTCCAGTTGGATTTCTGCGGGCGCTTTGCTCCGCACAGCGATGCACATGGGATTGAACCGAGATCCTTCTTGTCTACCGAATCGGACTACGGTCGCTGCTGAGATGCGAAGGAGACTGTGGAACACAATCTTAGAGCTGTCGCTGCAATCTAGCATTATGTCCGGCGGAGCGCCTCTACTATCTGTTGACGACTTTGATTGTGAACCCCCCGCGAACTTTGACGACGAACAGCTCCTGACGGACGACCCGGTGCCCAAGGCTGACGATGAATATACCCAAACCTCAATCGCAAGAGAGCTCCGCAAGACCTATCCGCAGCGTCTTGCAATTGCGCGGTTCTTGAATGATCTAGAGTCCTATGCGACCTACGAGCGCACTCTCCAATTCGACACAGAGCTTAGGGCTTCATACCGCGCCATTTGTAGAACACTAAGAGGGTTTAAGTCTGGACATGGGCGGACGCCCTCGCAATTTGAAACACGGGTCCTGGATTTCATCATCCATTACTACTTCTGCTGTCTTCATATGCCCTTTTTCGAACAGTCCCTCCGCGATCCGACGTACGCGTTTTCCAGAAAGGTGGTCATCGAGAGTGCCGTGAAGGTCTGGTGCGCTATCTATCCATCGTCCAATATCATGGCAGCTGCTCCTCGAGACGAACGAGTGTCAGACCGAGATGATATGACCCGATTCGTGACGTGTGGATTTGGATTCTATCGCACAGGGAGCATGCTTGCGACCATGTTTGTGTTACTGGAGCTCAAGGCCCAGCTGCAAGACGAAGACAGTCTTGGCCCTAGCCCCTACCGCCAAGACTTGTTTGCTCTTCTGACGGATGCAAAGGTGCGGTTTTGGGATATGATTGAATGCGGTGAGACGAATATCAAGGGTTTCTTGCTGTCTACGTTGGTATCTGCCCAGGTCGAGGGACTGATGCAGGGCTTGGGGCCGACTGAATTCCCACACCATCTGCTCCGGGCGGCAGAGCAGGCCGAGCAACGATGTATCTCGTTCATGGAGGATAAGGCTGCACAAGGCTACAATGGGATGAATATCGATGCCGTCAACGAGATTTCCGAGAATGCGGCACCGTTCATGGGCGACTGGGACTGCATCGTAAGTGACTACCCTGGGCCCTCTACCGCAATAATTATACTGACAGTCTATTAGATGTCGGATACAGATAACTTCTTTAATTTCGGCGATGTCGAGCCGCTGAGTTGGGTGCTCAACGACGAGAGTCGACCGTTTATGATGTAGGCGGTGCAGGTCCCATGGCACGAATAATATGTAGGGATGCTATGTGGATCAACGTTGATTCTTTCCCTCCAGGTTC
This region of Aspergillus puulaauensis MK2 DNA, chromosome 5, nearly complete sequence genomic DNA includes:
- a CDS encoding uncharacterized protein (TransMembrane:1 (o20-38i);~antiSMASH:Cluster_5.9), encoding MLPDACIPCEDSPLSITGSILTILTFVYALVVSAAFYLHRLHRANEETYTIFERTAEDIVEQSVEIQAFSSAYLTGSFQHEDRVLQTRMQRLLKRTEEPLQIMQDFASKYVLDFKPDPRLFEKRFFGRAKFAVNSESMRRTHLELDRLRKELRSLEVQILIRHQQRTLREQQEILRKLYESGAQSLDDKDEGLAVDAGNSKISQ
- a CDS encoding MCT family MFS transporter (COG:G;~EggNog:ENOG410QDA0;~InterPro:IPR020846,IPR011701,IPR036259;~PFAM:PF07690;~SMCOG1137:Major facilitator superfamily MFS 1;~TransMembrane:12 (o48-69i89-111o117-136i148-169o175-196i208-230o250-277i284-307o313-330i337-359o371-390i402-424o);~antiSMASH:Cluster_5.9;~go_function: GO:0022857 - transmembrane transporter activity [Evidence IEA];~go_process: GO:0055085 - transmembrane transport [Evidence IEA]), with the protein product MADTKADFQPSDPEASDVHAQPNSIDEKASDKAPSENFGPAPDGGLKAWSVAIGSACTIFSTLGFANSFGVLQEYYAAHQLSSESADRIAWIGSLSAFLQFAAGAIAGPLFDRYGAWVIRPPAIAYVFALMMTSLCKEYWQFMLAQGVLVGISTGLLQFPAMAAVTQYFDKKRAAALGMAIAGSSIGGVVFPIALSKMLNGTSLGFGWSIRVVAFIMVATMGISCLTVTARLPPRTTAFFIPSAFKQSLFVLLIFSLFLQILGLFTPLFFIPTYAVYRGMNPTLASYLIAITNGASTFGRIIPGILADRFGRINALGIGGIITGVIICCMNEVKTNAALIVFSSIFGFWSGTIISGGSAALTSVPKNPQEFGTYLGMGLGVCGCAALIGPPVSGALVDRYGGFLELSLFSGIVCIGGGVVALLAKGVTEEGFFGRV
- a CDS encoding uncharacterized protein (COG:S;~EggNog:ENOG410PJ07;~InterPro:IPR036864,IPR007219,IPR001138;~PFAM:PF00172,PF04082;~antiSMASH:Cluster_5.9;~go_function: GO:0000981 - DNA-binding transcription factor activity, RNA polymerase II-specific [Evidence IEA];~go_function: GO:0003677 - DNA binding [Evidence IEA];~go_function: GO:0008270 - zinc ion binding [Evidence IEA];~go_process: GO:0006351 - transcription, DNA-templated [Evidence IEA];~go_process: GO:0006355 - regulation of transcription, DNA-templated [Evidence IEA]) encodes the protein MMTGVGPERRRRRPAVSCTLCRRRKIKCNRESPCSNCVKSKNESCVYDGDATPLRFRGTSELDLAKTSPERHSLGPPDGGASQVPSYASRSLASSSKSSLSRTSLASASEVESMKSTIRRLEEQLVKATQTASPQPRPTPNSNNIETTTSQLAGTFHINHGSRVDANSQAVSRNLVIHKSRLFGASHWAQGASMFRDVFEVIEPYMRANGSKAISGMKRCKDLARIIKAQRTPRWPTPPTTELPPKGIADELVDCYLRTVETTFRVLHIPTFKTEYDALWVSDAGPSIAFTVQLKLVLAIGAITYDERFSLRASANRWVYEAHTWLSDPDFKPRLNIQCLQSRILLLIARETINVGGDSSWISAGALLRTAMHMGLNRDPSCLPNRTTVAAEMRRRLWNTILELSLQSSIMSGGAPLLSVDDFDCEPPANFDDEQLLTDDPVPKADDEYTQTSIARELRKTYPQRLAIARFLNDLESYATYERTLQFDTELRASYRAICRTLRGFKSGHGRTPSQFETRVLDFIIHYYFCCLHMPFFEQSLRDPTYAFSRKVVIESAVKVWCAIYPSSNIMAAAPRDERVSDRDDMTRFVTCGFGFYRTGSMLATMFVLLELKAQLQDEDSLGPSPYRQDLFALLTDAKVRFWDMIECGETNIKGFLLSTLVSAQVEGLMQGLGPTEFPHHLLRAAEQAEQRCISFMEDKAAQGYNGMNIDAVNEISENAAPFMGDWDCIMSDTDNFFNFGDVEPLSWVLNDESRPFMM